One segment of Setaria viridis chromosome 4, Setaria_viridis_v4.0, whole genome shotgun sequence DNA contains the following:
- the LOC117851767 gene encoding growth-regulating factor 2 yields the protein MMLSGHGGGGGGGRRLFTASQWQELEHQALIYKYMASGAPVPHDLVLPLRLATGVDTAPSLAFPPQTSPTLGYWGCYGAGAPFGRKAEDPEPGRCRRTDGKKWRCSREAHGESKYCEKHIHRGKSRSRKPVEAVASAAATSPAAGAYRPSALSISPPRAPDAAPTTFGHQQQHHLHYGASSGRAPAGPLQLHLDAASLHAASPPPSYHRYSHAHAHAHYATPPSLFPGSYSHGQSKELQDAELRRRHYLALGADLSLDKPPAAAAATEEKPLRRFFDEWPREGGDARPWAMGAEDATQLSISIPAASPSDLAAAAAARYHNGE from the exons ATGATGCTgagcgggcacggcggcggcggcggcggcgggaggcggctgTTCACGGCGTCGCAGTGGCAGGAGCTGGAGCACCAGGCGCTCATCTACAAGTACATGGCGTCCGGCGCGCCCGTGCCGCACGACCTCGtcctgccgctccgcctcgccacGGGCGTCGACACGGCGCCGTCCCTCGCCTTCCCGCCCCAGACCTCGCCGACCC TGGGGTACTGGGGCTGCTACGGCGCCGGGGCGCCGTTCGGGCGGAAGGCGGAGGACCCGGAGCCCGGGCGGTGCCGGCGGACGGACGGCAAGAAGTGGCGCTGCTCCAGGGAGGCCCACGGCGAGTCCAAGTACTGCGAGAAGCACATCCACCGCGGCAAGAGCCGTTCAAGAAAGCCTGTGGAAGcagtcgcctccgccgccgccacctcccccgccgccggcgcctacCGCCCCTCCGCGCTCTCCAtctcgccgccccgcgcgcccgaCGCCGCGCCAACCACCTtcggccaccagcagcagcatcatcttcattacggcgcctcctccggccgcgcccccgccggccctcTCCAGCTCCACCTCGACGCCGCCAGCCTCCacgcggcgtcgccgccgccgtcctacCACAGGTACTCCCACGCCCACGCGCACGCCCACTACGCGACGCCTCCGTCACTCTTCCCGGGCAGCTACAGCCACGGGCAGTCCAAGGAGCTCCAGGACGcggagctcaggcggcggcactACCTTGCGCTCGGCGCCGACCTGAGCCTCGAcaagccgccggccgccgccgccgccacggaggAGAAACCGCTGCGGCGCTTCTTCGACGAGTGGCCGCGGGAGGGCGGCGACGCGAGGCCGTGGGCGATGGGGGCGGAGGACGCGACGCagctctccatctccatccccgCGGCCTCCCCCTCGgacctcgctgccgccgccgccgctcgataCCACAACG GGGAGTGA
- the LOC117853287 gene encoding F-box/FBD/LRR-repeat protein At4g00160 gives MIHSKLRFDGSKMYGKYMSGAYRTLKFIDNVNRVLKLHHGKVVETLEIKVEFDRILPIHLDNWVSFAAASWTKNLALDLVPENYLEHTERYIFPFELLDGETMSRLQQIQLSFVSFKLPSQFSGFPKLKRLDLYLLHVNRKDLQDMLSGCSNLEWLSIARCDLEDELIVDRPLSHLLYLRVAHCKMTKIELHAAKLRTFIHNGTQLPVHTIQAQELKDAEIAVTNFTTFEHALNVLPKMLARVQNLTLQVPLRLKSSSLLEKSSKFPQLRHLKLLLRHSPEDLDNILSLASFLRAAPLIEELEIHFNITGRGNAEVGRLRNLPKCPYKHLRNICISGFIGTQGQAELLVHAVENAPALEVVTIDTANKSGNSLFQDVDRRGAYIARSCLEGKISPKTKLHINNCSCEGLHQEWVLI, from the exons ATGATTCACTCAAAACTAAGGTTTGATGGCAGTAAAATGTATGGAAAATACATGTCAGGGGCGTATCGTACTCTGAAGTTCATTGACAATGTAAATCGAGTCTTGAAACTGCACCATGGCAAGGTGGTTGAAACCCTCGAGATCAAAGTCGAGTTCGACAGAATTCTACCTATTCATCTGGACAATTGGGTCAGTTTTGCAGCAGCATCGTGGACAAAGAATCTAGCTCTTGATTTAGTGCCAGAAAATTATTTGGAGCACACTGAACGATATATATTCCCCTTTGAACTTCTTGATGGGGAAACCATGTCCCGTCTGCAGCAAATTCAACTAAGCTTTGTATCTTTCAAGTTACCATCCCAGTTCAGTGGTTTTCCAAAGCTCAAAAGGCTTGACCTGTACTTGCTGCATGTCAATAGAAAGGACCTTCAAGATATGCTGTCAGGTTGTTCTAACCTCGAGTGGCTGAGTATAGCTAGATGTGATTTGGAAGATGAGTTAATAGTTGATCGTCCGTTGTCCCACCTACTATACTTGCGTGTTGCACACTGCAAGATGACGAAGATCGAACTACATGCCGCAAAGCTCAGGACTTTTATCCACAATGGAACGCAGCTTCCTGTTCATACCATTCAAGCACAGGAACTGAAAGATGCTGAAATTGCTGTTACTAATTTTACAACTTTTGAGCATGCTCTCAATGTTCTTCCCAAAATGCTTGCAAGGGTACAAAATCTAACTCTGCAAGTTCCTCTTCGACTAAAG TCATCTTCGTTGCTGGAAAAATCATCCAAGTTCCCTCAGCTGAGGCATTTAAAGTTGCTGTTGCGTCACTCCCCTGAAGATTTGGACAATATTCTCTCTTTGGCCTCTTTCCTGAGGGCTGCTCCGCTAATCGAAGAGCTGGAGATCCAT TTCAACATTACGGGCCGCGGGAATGCAGAAGTAGGGCGTCTTAGGAACCTCCCGAAGTGTCCATACAAGCACCTGAGGAATATTTGCATCTCTGGTTTCATAGGGACACAAGGGCAAGCTGAGCTCCTAGTCCATGCGGTGGAGAATGCCCCTGCTCTAGAGGTCGTAACCATAGACACAGCTAACAAAAGCGGTAACAGTTTGTTCCAAGATGTTGACCGTCGAGGTGCCTATATCGCTAGAAGCTGCCTTGAAGGGAAAATCTCTCCCAAGACCAAGCTTCATATCAACAATTGCAGCTGCGAAGGTCTTCATCAGGAATGGGTACTGATTTAA